One region of Bacillus mesophilus genomic DNA includes:
- a CDS encoding short-chain fatty acid transporter — protein MKVAISFFNRIMQRYLPDPFLFVIILTFVVFGLGLFLTESSPMNMVQYWGDGFWSLLAFSMQMVLVLVTGYVLASSPLFKKGLGALASKAKSPGQAIILVTVISIIASWINWGFGLVIGALFAKELAKKVSNVDYRLLIASAYSGFVVWHGGFSGSIPLTIATEGHFSQDLIGIIPTSQTIFATFNVIIVLALFLILPVLNRFMHPSKEETITVSPELLEGSSNLQAATIEKSALTPAEKIENSFIVSLLVGLLGLAFLVYYFVNSGFSLNLNIVNFIFLFLGILFHGTPRRFLESVLDAVKGAGGIIIQFPFYAGIMGMMTASGLAAVMSEAFVSISNEFTFPLFTFISAGIVNFFVPSGGGQWAVQAPVMLAAADALDVSYAKTAMAVAWGDAWTNLIQPFWALPALAIAGLKAKDIMGYCVVILFVSGAVISVGLLLF, from the coding sequence GTGAAGGTTGCTATTTCGTTTTTTAATCGTATTATGCAGCGTTATTTGCCCGATCCGTTTTTGTTTGTTATCATTTTAACTTTTGTTGTATTTGGGCTTGGCCTGTTTCTAACGGAAAGCTCACCAATGAACATGGTTCAGTATTGGGGTGACGGTTTTTGGAGTCTGTTAGCCTTCTCGATGCAAATGGTGCTAGTATTGGTCACTGGTTATGTGTTGGCAAGCAGTCCATTGTTTAAGAAAGGGCTTGGCGCTCTGGCTTCAAAAGCAAAATCACCAGGTCAAGCTATCATTTTAGTTACAGTTATTTCTATTATTGCGAGCTGGATTAACTGGGGATTTGGACTTGTTATCGGAGCCCTGTTTGCAAAGGAGCTTGCGAAAAAGGTTTCTAATGTCGATTACCGCCTATTAATTGCAAGCGCTTACAGCGGATTCGTTGTGTGGCATGGTGGATTTTCTGGTTCCATTCCACTTACGATTGCGACCGAAGGACATTTTTCACAGGATTTAATTGGTATCATTCCTACAAGCCAAACTATTTTTGCAACTTTTAACGTAATCATTGTGTTAGCACTTTTCTTAATTTTGCCTGTTTTAAATCGCTTCATGCATCCTTCTAAGGAAGAAACCATTACGGTAAGCCCTGAGTTACTTGAAGGTTCATCTAACCTTCAGGCTGCGACGATTGAAAAATCAGCGTTAACTCCTGCTGAAAAAATTGAAAATAGCTTTATAGTTTCATTGTTAGTTGGTCTATTAGGTTTAGCCTTCTTAGTTTACTATTTTGTGAACAGTGGCTTTAGCTTAAACTTAAATATCGTCAACTTTATTTTCTTATTCCTTGGTATTCTATTCCATGGTACTCCTCGAAGATTTCTGGAGTCTGTACTGGATGCTGTAAAGGGTGCTGGTGGGATTATCATCCAGTTTCCGTTCTACGCTGGTATTATGGGTATGATGACAGCTTCAGGTCTTGCGGCAGTAATGTCTGAGGCATTTGTATCCATCTCTAATGAGTTTACGTTCCCACTATTTACATTTATTAGTGCTGGTATCGTTAACTTCTTCGTTCCTTCTGGTGGAGGTCAGTGGGCTGTTCAAGCACCAGTTATGTTAGCTGCTGCAGACGCACTCGATGTGTCCTATGCGAAAACAGCAATGGCTGTCGCTTGGGGAGATGCTTGGACGAATTTAATCCAACCATTCTGGGCTCTTCCCGCACTGGCAATCGCTGGCTTAAAGGCAAAGGACATTATGGGATATTGTGTAGTTATCTTATTTGTAAGTGGAGCTGTAATATCAGTAGGATTATTACTTTTCTAA